In Oreochromis niloticus isolate F11D_XX linkage group LG18, O_niloticus_UMD_NMBU, whole genome shotgun sequence, one genomic interval encodes:
- the rpap2 gene encoding putative RNA polymerase II subunit B1 CTD phosphatase rpap2 isoform X2: protein MITPANYRDTVEERSIAKLCGYPICPNKLGKIPTQQYKISTKTNKVYDITERKCFCSNFCYKASKAFELQIPKTPLWVRQHESPPEIKLLKQGERGSSGEEVMLSERYLKEEDIENPVAAQDEDLHSSRDHPAGGSHSDVSDGEHEQDFVSSVVSQQQKPRVHWGDLPKLSDKDDKGKQRKSETRKINTKEGNEEKIEPPQSQNTEEQRSMIEDEERKEADVRKTEVTDAEKPKELQTTHTDQAAPRERELSELSSVEETTAKMSVCSLSETVTHSVPRSNPPAESKEIPATNQNSHGQQELNITQVGMSKRGAAGLRDLLKNHAEAKPDSVRMNLLECLKNTLKEWCTDETLTFLYGSDHSLGSPYAEVREEEGKEELDEDDLEDEVTADNTEDKKRPSAAAPNYDTLRRETQDLELRVREFYKGTWILPDEKEEPNRKQVAVQESIKDPVLPLVDSHAQNLIQKRITVEKLSSCLRNIVGPLHLTMSDITTDLNNLVRTFRFTNKNIIHKTPEWTLIAVVLLHLLSEVSPLVREALETSASAEYLNTLMVELGLQDQDLLNLVQLFKSPAR, encoded by the exons ATGATCACCCCAGCTAATTACAGAGATACTGTAGAGGAGAGGTCTATTGCTAAGCTGTGCGGTTATCCCATCTGTCCTAATAAACTGGGCAAG ATCCCAACTCAACAATACAAAATTTCTACGAAGACCAATAAAGTGTATGACATCACAGAGCGCAAG TGTTTTTGCAGTAATTTCTGCTACAAAGCCTCCAAAGCATTTGAGCTACAAATACCAAAGACGCCTCTTTGGGTTCGGCAACATGAGAG tCCTCCtgaaattaagttgttgaagCAAGGAGAACG TGGGAGCTCTGGTGAGGAGGTGATGCTGTCCGAGAGGTATCTAAAAGAAGAGGACATCGAGAACCCTGTGGCTGCTCAGGACGAGGATCTTCACAGCTCTCGTGATCATCCTGCTGGAGGCAGCCACAGTGATGTCAGTGACGGCGAACATGAGCAGGACTTTGTCTCCAGCGTGGTCTCCCAGCAGCAGAAACCCCGGGTACACTGGGGTGACCTGCCCAAACTCTCAGATAAGGATGATAAAGGGAAACAAAGGAAGTCTGAAACAAGAAAGATAAACACCAAAGAGGGGAATGAAGAAAAGATCGAACCTCCTCAGAGTCAGAATACAGAGGAACAGAGAAGTATGATAGAAGACGAGGAAAGAAAAGAGGCAGACGTGCGTAAAACTGAAGTTACTGATGCTGAAAAACCCAAAGAGCTGCAGACGACACATACGGACCAGGCGGCTCCACGAGAGAGAGAGTTGTCTGAGCTTTCTAGTGTGGAAGAGACTACAGCTAAGATGAGCGTGTGCAGTTTATCGGAGACGGTAACTCACAGCGTTCCTCGCTCGAACCCTCCAGCAGAAAGCAAAGAAATTCCCGCCACTAATCAAAACAGTCACGGCCAGCAAGAACTCAACATCACGCAGGTGGGTATGAGCAAAAGGGGGGCGGCGGGGCTGCGAGATCTACTGAAGAACCACGCCGAAGCCAAACCTGACTCTGTACGGATGAATCTGCTCGAGTGCCTGAAAAACACATTGAAGGAGTGGTGTACGGATGAGACGTTAACGTTCCTATACGGCTCCGATCACTCCCTGGGTTCTCCCTATGCCGAGGTAAGAGAAGAAGAAGGCAAAGAGGAGTTGGATGAAGATGACCTTGAGGATGAGGTGACAGCCGACAACACCGAGGACAAGAAGAGGCCGTCGGCTGCAGCTCCAAACTATGACACGCTGCGGAGGGAAACCCAGGATCTGGAGCTCCGGGTCAGGGAATTTTATAAGGGCACGTGGATTCTGCCTGACGAGAAAGAGGAGCCAAATAGAAAGCAG GTGGCAGTCCAGGAAAGCATCAAGGATCCGGTCCTGCCGCTCGTTGACTCTCATGCTCAGAACCTCATCCAGAAACGAATCACAGTGGAGAAGCTCTCCAGCTG CCTCAGAAACATTGTAGGTCCGCTGCATCTCACCATGAGTGACATCACTACCGACCTCAACAACCTGGTGCGGACGTTCAG GTTCACCAACAAAAACATCATCCATAAAACTCCAGAGTGGACCCTCATAGCTGTGGTGCTTCTGCATCT GTTGTCAGAAGTGTCTCCATTGGTGCGAGAAGCCCTGGAGACTTCGGCATCAGCGGAGTATTTGAACACGCTGATGGTGGAGCTGGGTCTGCAGGATCAGGACCTTCTGAACTTGGTCCAGCTGTTTAAATCCCCAGCACGTTGA
- the glmna gene encoding glomulin, FKBP associated protein a isoform X1 encodes MKTAGMALEQLSEVVQRCQALPDDSYTTEDHNIFTVAGRTCIEEGNSAQVLSIVLDEKNQEIVRCMGWNLLPPLIQVLLKKEDKNLPQCLAIFNHLLETCRPKELLIGLLEQLEQDDPDTIVESLHLLLKPLQKVLLCLGGRKASSLGMALSSVLDQVAKLPLPHTKEQEEDDVFSFCRCCTDMIDFVRPFVQEVRHNLLNNEMQSETTNRTVGRQGKDKEDELRTELLKFCMKSLSHPLLEVHLKDPDTLALSPLRTFATEILNILGSIGESIAGLVHQPLLKRKQVPGFLEEEVRYPKESLASLAHLVFVHHLAADTFPTVFSPVFSLRCNIEHVSLLLSRTEESKLQKGLELYEKSLVRVEDGSLRADLLEIKTFLTVPQNLIKVMTICPKHELRTKGLKVFQLSVDKFNTEAKYRFFQYMLKTSNHSGVEGYIIKNIKNQIDIALQPGNSNVWFEGVQLMPLLRKVLILPDGPETDLLQYLDRIMESLNLLRYLVIRDKVTENQTGIWTELYKIEDTFMKPLRVGVNMSRAHYERELQNTMEAKKSKAKEESVLSVSVGGEELPSMTPESQIQALHSALHTFDMIESVLARIEELIEVKDNL; translated from the exons ATGAAGACAGCAGGGATGGCTCTGGAGCAGCTCAGTGAGGTGGTCCAAAGATGT CAGGCTCTTCCAGACGACAGCTACACCACTGAGGATCACAACATCTTCACGGTTGCTGGGCGGACATGTATCGAGGAGGGAAACAGCGCGCAGGTCCTCAGTATTGTGCTGGATGAAAAGAATCAG GAGATCGTGAGATGCATGGGTTGGAACCTGCTGCCTCCGCTGATCCAGgtcctgctgaagaaagaagacAAGAATCTTCCTCAGTGTCTGGCCATTTTTAACCACCTGCTGGAG ACATGCAGACCCAAAGAGCTGCTGATCGGCCTGTTGGAGCAGCTGGAGCAGGATGATCCTGATACGATAGTGGAGAGTCTCCATCTGCTCTTGAAGCCTTTACAGAAAG TGCTGCTGTGCCTGGGCGGCCGTAAGGCGTCATCCTTGGGCATGGCGCTGTCCTCCGTGCTGGACCAGGTGGCCAAATTGCCTCTCCCTCACACcaaggagcaagaggaggatgACGTCTTTTCATTTTGCCGTTGCTGCACTGACATGATAGATTTCGTCAGACCTTTTGTTCAAGAAGTCAGGCATAACCTGCTGAATAATGAAATGCAGAGCGAGACCACAAACAGGACTGTGGGCAGACAGGGGAAGGATAAAGAGGATGAGCTGCGGACAGAACTTCTGAAgtt CTGTATGAAGAGTCTGAGTCATCCTCTGTTGGAAGTACACCTCAAGGATCCTGACACGCTGGCTCTGTCCCCCCTCAGGACTTTTGCCACCGAGATTTTG AACATCCTCGGTTCTATTGGGGAGTCCATCGCTGGGCTTGTGCACCAGCCTCTTTTGAAGAGAAAGCAGGTTCCCGGCTTTCTCGAGGAGGAGGTGCGCTATCCTAAAGAGTCTTTGGCCAGCTTGGCTCATCTGGTGTTTGTCCATCACCTGGCTGCAGACACCTTCCCCACTGTTTTCAG TCCTGTGTTCAGTCTTCGATGTAACATCGAGCAcgtctctctcctcctgtccag AACTGAGGAGTCCAAGCTTCAGAAAGGACTG GAGCTGTATGAGAAAAGTCTGGTGCGGGTGGAGGACGGCAGTCTGCGTGCAGACCTGCTGGAGATTAAAACCTTCCTCACAGTCCCTCAG AACTTAATAAAGGTCATGACGATATGTCCAAAGCATGAACTG AGAACTAAAGGACTGAAGGTTTTCCAGCTGAGCGTTGATAAGTTCAACACTGAAGCCAAGTACAGATTCTTCCA GTACATGTTGAAGACAAGTAACCACTCAGGAGTTGAAGGCTACATCATTAAAAACATCAAGAATCAGATAGACATTGCCCTGCAG CCAGGTAACAGTAACGTCTGGTTTGAAGGCGTTCAGCTCATGCCTCTGCTGCGTAAGGTTCTTATTCTTCCAGATGGCCCAGAGACAGACCTCCTGCAGTACCTGGACAG AATCATGGAGTCTCTAAATCTGCTGCGTTACCTGGTCATCAGAGACAAAGTGACAGAGAACCAG aCCGGCATCTGGACAGAACTGTATAAAATAGAAGATACATTCATGAAACCCCTGCGTGTTGGTGTGAACATGTCCAGGGCCCACTATGAAAGAGAGCTGCAGAACACAATGGAGGCCAAGAAGAGCAAGGCTAAAG AAGAGTCTgtactttctgtgtctgttggTGGTGAAGAGCTGCCCAGCATGACCCCAGAGTCTCAGATTCAG GCTCTGCACTCTGCCCTGCACACGTTTGACATGATTGAGAGCGTGTTGGCACGGATAGAGGAACTCATCGAGGTGAAGGACAACCTGTAA
- the gfi1aa gene encoding growth factor independent 1A transcription repressor a translates to MPRSFLVKSKRAHSYHQHRYFDDDYSRLDTILADVCAETKSQAEFDSNLEQEDVKIGADRLSPGSRLRSPRSLSSSSPLSCGGSACDRSSDCDFWRPPSPSSSPDSEKCSTPAAEDGHSNMPIFPYSWSAYSGTELRHLVQGSYHHHLQSHRESQSPISIYRGEDSGSESLYAQRGLAAGCYQGYSSTAQICRMRDRDELYLDAKQQARVAEIKSENDFIRANLESSGSYKCIKCCKVFSTPHGLEVHVRRSHSGTRPFECGICGKTFGHAVSLDQHRAVHSQERSFSCKICGKSFKRSSTLSTHLLIHSDTRPYPCQYCGKRFHQKSDMKKHTFIHTGEKPHKCQVCGKAFSQSSNLITHSRKHTGFKPFGCDLCGKGFQRKVDLRRHKETQHGLK, encoded by the exons ATGCCGAGATCTTTCCTGGTGAAAAGCAAAAGGGCCCACAGCTACCACCAGCACCGCTACTTCGACGATGACTACAGTAGACTGGACACTATTTTGGCTGATGTGTGCGCAG AAACAAAATCTCAAGCCGAGTTCGACTCCAACCTGGAGCAGGAAGACGTGAAGATCGGCGCTGACAGACTGTCCCCCGGGTCGCGGCTGAGGTCCCCGAGGTCGCTGTCCTCCAGCTCCCCGCTGAGCTGCGGAGGCAGCGCCTGTGACCGGTCCTCCGACTGTGATTTCTGGCGTCCCCCGTCCCCCTCGTCCTCACCAG ATTCAGAGAAATGCTCCACTCCTGCAGCGGAGGACGGTCACTCGAACATGCCAATCTTTCCGTACTCCTGGTCGGCATACTCAGGAACCGAGCTGAGACATCTGGTTCAGGGGTCTTATCACCACCACCTCCAGAGCCACAGGGAGTCCCAGTCACCCATTAGCATCTACAGGGGAGAGGACAGCGGCAGTGAGTCGCTTTATGCACAGCGGGGCCTCGCGGCCGGATGTTACCAGGGTTATTCTTCAACGGCCCAAATCTGCAGGATGCGGGACAGAGACGAGCTGTATCTGGATGCGAAGCAACAGGCCCGCGTGGCGGAAATCAAGTCTGAGAACGATTTCATCCGCGCAAACCTCGAGTCGAGTGGATCATACAAGTGCATTAAATGTTGCAAG GTGTTCTCCACGCCTCACGGGCTGGAAGTTCACGTGCGGCGGTCGCACAGCGGCACGCGGCCGTTTGAGTGTGGGATATGCGGAAAAACCTTCGGACACGCAGTGAGCTTGGATCAGCACAGAGCGGTTCACTCGCAG GAGAGGAGCTTCAGCTGTAAGATCTGCGGCAAAAGCTTCAAGCGCTCCTCAACCCTCTCTACGCACCTGCTCATCCATTCCGACACGCGGCCTTATCCGTGCCAGTACTGCGGGAAAAGGTTCCATCAAAAGTCAGACATGAAAAAACACACTTtcattcacacag GTGAGAAGCCGCACAAGTGCCAGGTGTGCGGGAAGGCCTTCAGTCAGAGCTCCAACCTCAtcacacacagcaggaaacacacGGGCTTCAAGCCCTTCGGCTGTGACCTTTGCGGGAAAGGTTTCCAGAGGAAAGTGGACCTGAGGAGGCACAAAGAGACGCAGCACGGACTGAAATAA
- the rpl5a gene encoding 60S ribosomal protein L5a, producing MGFVKVVKNKAYFKRYEVKFRRRREGKTDYFARKRLVVQDKNKYNTPKYRMIVRFSNRDICCQIAYAKIEGDHIVCAAYSHELAKYGITVGLTNYAAAYCTGLLLARRLLQKFGMDQVYEGQVEVTGDEFNVESVDGQPGAFTCYLDAGLARTTTGNKVFGALKGAVDGGLAIPHSLKRFPGYDTESKEFNAEVHRKHIMGMNVADYMSYLMEEDEEAYKKQFSRFIKNGVTPDTVEEMYKKAHAAIRANPVHEKKPKKDVKKKRWNRAKLSLAQRKDRVAQKKASFLRAQEQEAGDG from the exons ATG GGTTTCGTCAAAGTGGTGAAGAACAAGGCCTACTTCAAGCGCTACGAAGTCAAattcaggaggaggagag AGGGGAAAACCGACTATTTTGCCCGCAAACGCTTGGTTGTGCAGGACAAGAACAAGTACAACACCCCCAAGTACCGGATGATTGTCAGGTTCTCCAACAGGGACATCTGCTGTCAG ATTGCCTATGCGAAGATTGAGGGAGACCATATCGTTTGTGCTGCTTACTCTCATGAGCTGGCCAAGTATGGTATCACAGTGGGCCTCACAAACTATGCTGCTGCTTACTGCACCGGGCTGCTGCTGGCTCGCAGG CTACTGCAAAAGTTCGGCATGGACCAGGTGTACGAGGGCCAGGTGGAGGTGACGGGAGATGAGTTCAACGTAGAGAGCGTGGATGGGCAGCCTGGTGCCTTCACGTGTTACCTGGACGCAGGTCTGGCCAGAACCACTACAGGGAACAAAGTGTTTGGAGCACTAAAGGGGGCGGTTGATGGCGGACTTGCCATTCCTCACAG TCTGAAACGTTTCCCCGGCTACGACACAGAGAGTAAAGAGTTCAACGCAGAGGTGCATCGGAAACACATCATGGGCATGAACGTGGCCGACTACATGTCCTACCTGatggaggaggacgaggaggccTACAAGAAACAGTTCTCGCGCTTCATCAAGAACGGAGTCACTCCAGACACG gttgaAGAAATGTACAAAAAAGCACACGCCGCCATCAGAGCGAACCCTGTACAcgaaaagaaacccaaaaaagaCGTCAAGAAGAAGAG GTGGAATCGCGCCAAGTTATCTCTGGCACAGAGGAAGGACCGCGTCGCCCAGAAAAAGGCCAGCTTCTTACGAGCGCAAGAGCAAGAAGCAGGGGACGGTTAG
- the glmna gene encoding glomulin, FKBP associated protein a isoform X2 — protein MKTAGMALEQLSEVVQRCALPDDSYTTEDHNIFTVAGRTCIEEGNSAQVLSIVLDEKNQEIVRCMGWNLLPPLIQVLLKKEDKNLPQCLAIFNHLLETCRPKELLIGLLEQLEQDDPDTIVESLHLLLKPLQKVLLCLGGRKASSLGMALSSVLDQVAKLPLPHTKEQEEDDVFSFCRCCTDMIDFVRPFVQEVRHNLLNNEMQSETTNRTVGRQGKDKEDELRTELLKFCMKSLSHPLLEVHLKDPDTLALSPLRTFATEILNILGSIGESIAGLVHQPLLKRKQVPGFLEEEVRYPKESLASLAHLVFVHHLAADTFPTVFSPVFSLRCNIEHVSLLLSRTEESKLQKGLELYEKSLVRVEDGSLRADLLEIKTFLTVPQNLIKVMTICPKHELRTKGLKVFQLSVDKFNTEAKYRFFQYMLKTSNHSGVEGYIIKNIKNQIDIALQPGNSNVWFEGVQLMPLLRKVLILPDGPETDLLQYLDRIMESLNLLRYLVIRDKVTENQTGIWTELYKIEDTFMKPLRVGVNMSRAHYERELQNTMEAKKSKAKEESVLSVSVGGEELPSMTPESQIQALHSALHTFDMIESVLARIEELIEVKDNL, from the exons ATGAAGACAGCAGGGATGGCTCTGGAGCAGCTCAGTGAGGTGGTCCAAAGATGT GCTCTTCCAGACGACAGCTACACCACTGAGGATCACAACATCTTCACGGTTGCTGGGCGGACATGTATCGAGGAGGGAAACAGCGCGCAGGTCCTCAGTATTGTGCTGGATGAAAAGAATCAG GAGATCGTGAGATGCATGGGTTGGAACCTGCTGCCTCCGCTGATCCAGgtcctgctgaagaaagaagacAAGAATCTTCCTCAGTGTCTGGCCATTTTTAACCACCTGCTGGAG ACATGCAGACCCAAAGAGCTGCTGATCGGCCTGTTGGAGCAGCTGGAGCAGGATGATCCTGATACGATAGTGGAGAGTCTCCATCTGCTCTTGAAGCCTTTACAGAAAG TGCTGCTGTGCCTGGGCGGCCGTAAGGCGTCATCCTTGGGCATGGCGCTGTCCTCCGTGCTGGACCAGGTGGCCAAATTGCCTCTCCCTCACACcaaggagcaagaggaggatgACGTCTTTTCATTTTGCCGTTGCTGCACTGACATGATAGATTTCGTCAGACCTTTTGTTCAAGAAGTCAGGCATAACCTGCTGAATAATGAAATGCAGAGCGAGACCACAAACAGGACTGTGGGCAGACAGGGGAAGGATAAAGAGGATGAGCTGCGGACAGAACTTCTGAAgtt CTGTATGAAGAGTCTGAGTCATCCTCTGTTGGAAGTACACCTCAAGGATCCTGACACGCTGGCTCTGTCCCCCCTCAGGACTTTTGCCACCGAGATTTTG AACATCCTCGGTTCTATTGGGGAGTCCATCGCTGGGCTTGTGCACCAGCCTCTTTTGAAGAGAAAGCAGGTTCCCGGCTTTCTCGAGGAGGAGGTGCGCTATCCTAAAGAGTCTTTGGCCAGCTTGGCTCATCTGGTGTTTGTCCATCACCTGGCTGCAGACACCTTCCCCACTGTTTTCAG TCCTGTGTTCAGTCTTCGATGTAACATCGAGCAcgtctctctcctcctgtccag AACTGAGGAGTCCAAGCTTCAGAAAGGACTG GAGCTGTATGAGAAAAGTCTGGTGCGGGTGGAGGACGGCAGTCTGCGTGCAGACCTGCTGGAGATTAAAACCTTCCTCACAGTCCCTCAG AACTTAATAAAGGTCATGACGATATGTCCAAAGCATGAACTG AGAACTAAAGGACTGAAGGTTTTCCAGCTGAGCGTTGATAAGTTCAACACTGAAGCCAAGTACAGATTCTTCCA GTACATGTTGAAGACAAGTAACCACTCAGGAGTTGAAGGCTACATCATTAAAAACATCAAGAATCAGATAGACATTGCCCTGCAG CCAGGTAACAGTAACGTCTGGTTTGAAGGCGTTCAGCTCATGCCTCTGCTGCGTAAGGTTCTTATTCTTCCAGATGGCCCAGAGACAGACCTCCTGCAGTACCTGGACAG AATCATGGAGTCTCTAAATCTGCTGCGTTACCTGGTCATCAGAGACAAAGTGACAGAGAACCAG aCCGGCATCTGGACAGAACTGTATAAAATAGAAGATACATTCATGAAACCCCTGCGTGTTGGTGTGAACATGTCCAGGGCCCACTATGAAAGAGAGCTGCAGAACACAATGGAGGCCAAGAAGAGCAAGGCTAAAG AAGAGTCTgtactttctgtgtctgttggTGGTGAAGAGCTGCCCAGCATGACCCCAGAGTCTCAGATTCAG GCTCTGCACTCTGCCCTGCACACGTTTGACATGATTGAGAGCGTGTTGGCACGGATAGAGGAACTCATCGAGGTGAAGGACAACCTGTAA
- the rpap2 gene encoding putative RNA polymerase II subunit B1 CTD phosphatase rpap2 isoform X1: protein METEERRRSGSSKKPAKKGGKRVKALTAEEEARRREELKEKLREKLELERRALKVVERLLDDSVAEDFLVDCAKMITPANYRDTVEERSIAKLCGYPICPNKLGKIPTQQYKISTKTNKVYDITERKCFCSNFCYKASKAFELQIPKTPLWVRQHESPPEIKLLKQGERGSSGEEVMLSERYLKEEDIENPVAAQDEDLHSSRDHPAGGSHSDVSDGEHEQDFVSSVVSQQQKPRVHWGDLPKLSDKDDKGKQRKSETRKINTKEGNEEKIEPPQSQNTEEQRSMIEDEERKEADVRKTEVTDAEKPKELQTTHTDQAAPRERELSELSSVEETTAKMSVCSLSETVTHSVPRSNPPAESKEIPATNQNSHGQQELNITQVGMSKRGAAGLRDLLKNHAEAKPDSVRMNLLECLKNTLKEWCTDETLTFLYGSDHSLGSPYAEVREEEGKEELDEDDLEDEVTADNTEDKKRPSAAAPNYDTLRRETQDLELRVREFYKGTWILPDEKEEPNRKQVAVQESIKDPVLPLVDSHAQNLIQKRITVEKLSSCLRNIVGPLHLTMSDITTDLNNLVRTFRFTNKNIIHKTPEWTLIAVVLLHLLSEVSPLVREALETSASAEYLNTLMVELGLQDQDLLNLVQLFKSPAR from the exons ATGGAGACGGAGGAGAGAAGAAGGAGCGGGAGCTCCAAAAAACCTGCCAAAAAGG GTGGGAAACGTGTCAAAGCACTCACCGCGGAGGAAGAAGCGAGAAG GAGAGAGGAGCTGAAGGAGAAGCTGAGGGAGAAGTTGGAGCTGGAGAGGAGAGCTTTGAAGGTGGTGGAGCGGCTCCTGGACGACAGTGTGGCTGAGGACTTCCTAGTGGACTGT GCCAAAATGATCACCCCAGCTAATTACAGAGATACTGTAGAGGAGAGGTCTATTGCTAAGCTGTGCGGTTATCCCATCTGTCCTAATAAACTGGGCAAG ATCCCAACTCAACAATACAAAATTTCTACGAAGACCAATAAAGTGTATGACATCACAGAGCGCAAG TGTTTTTGCAGTAATTTCTGCTACAAAGCCTCCAAAGCATTTGAGCTACAAATACCAAAGACGCCTCTTTGGGTTCGGCAACATGAGAG tCCTCCtgaaattaagttgttgaagCAAGGAGAACG TGGGAGCTCTGGTGAGGAGGTGATGCTGTCCGAGAGGTATCTAAAAGAAGAGGACATCGAGAACCCTGTGGCTGCTCAGGACGAGGATCTTCACAGCTCTCGTGATCATCCTGCTGGAGGCAGCCACAGTGATGTCAGTGACGGCGAACATGAGCAGGACTTTGTCTCCAGCGTGGTCTCCCAGCAGCAGAAACCCCGGGTACACTGGGGTGACCTGCCCAAACTCTCAGATAAGGATGATAAAGGGAAACAAAGGAAGTCTGAAACAAGAAAGATAAACACCAAAGAGGGGAATGAAGAAAAGATCGAACCTCCTCAGAGTCAGAATACAGAGGAACAGAGAAGTATGATAGAAGACGAGGAAAGAAAAGAGGCAGACGTGCGTAAAACTGAAGTTACTGATGCTGAAAAACCCAAAGAGCTGCAGACGACACATACGGACCAGGCGGCTCCACGAGAGAGAGAGTTGTCTGAGCTTTCTAGTGTGGAAGAGACTACAGCTAAGATGAGCGTGTGCAGTTTATCGGAGACGGTAACTCACAGCGTTCCTCGCTCGAACCCTCCAGCAGAAAGCAAAGAAATTCCCGCCACTAATCAAAACAGTCACGGCCAGCAAGAACTCAACATCACGCAGGTGGGTATGAGCAAAAGGGGGGCGGCGGGGCTGCGAGATCTACTGAAGAACCACGCCGAAGCCAAACCTGACTCTGTACGGATGAATCTGCTCGAGTGCCTGAAAAACACATTGAAGGAGTGGTGTACGGATGAGACGTTAACGTTCCTATACGGCTCCGATCACTCCCTGGGTTCTCCCTATGCCGAGGTAAGAGAAGAAGAAGGCAAAGAGGAGTTGGATGAAGATGACCTTGAGGATGAGGTGACAGCCGACAACACCGAGGACAAGAAGAGGCCGTCGGCTGCAGCTCCAAACTATGACACGCTGCGGAGGGAAACCCAGGATCTGGAGCTCCGGGTCAGGGAATTTTATAAGGGCACGTGGATTCTGCCTGACGAGAAAGAGGAGCCAAATAGAAAGCAG GTGGCAGTCCAGGAAAGCATCAAGGATCCGGTCCTGCCGCTCGTTGACTCTCATGCTCAGAACCTCATCCAGAAACGAATCACAGTGGAGAAGCTCTCCAGCTG CCTCAGAAACATTGTAGGTCCGCTGCATCTCACCATGAGTGACATCACTACCGACCTCAACAACCTGGTGCGGACGTTCAG GTTCACCAACAAAAACATCATCCATAAAACTCCAGAGTGGACCCTCATAGCTGTGGTGCTTCTGCATCT GTTGTCAGAAGTGTCTCCATTGGTGCGAGAAGCCCTGGAGACTTCGGCATCAGCGGAGTATTTGAACACGCTGATGGTGGAGCTGGGTCTGCAGGATCAGGACCTTCTGAACTTGGTCCAGCTGTTTAAATCCCCAGCACGTTGA